Part of the Nosocomiicoccus massiliensis genome is shown below.
ATGAATGGAACGAGGGAAACTGGACACAGTTCATGTTAGACGAATTTTTAGATATAAAATCTACTTATTCAAAAACTTTGTTTAGATTATTAAAACAATATAGAGTTGCTGGAAAACGTGATTTTAGTATCGATGAGTTCAAATCTTTAATGGATATACCTAAATCTTATTCTACTGGTATGATTACGACACGTGTTGTAGAAAAAGGGGTTAAAGATCTGAAATCTTATTTTGAAAATTTAAAGGTTAATAAAATCACATCAAATAAGCGTGGTAATCCTATTATAGGATATGAATTCACTTTTGAGCCAGAACGGGTTGGAGCTTGGATCGAAGATAAATATGAGCGGAAAGAAGAACCATATTTGCCGTTTAAAAAATGGTTAGAAGAGGATGTTTAACTTAATAATGCTCTAGAGCATTATAATATACAATGACGCACTATTTAAAAGTTATAAGCGTCTAAACAGTCTCTAGCAACTTGATTATAGCTAAAACTACTTAAATTTAAGCAAAATTAAATAGTAGATCTGTTTTTTGCAATTCGAGATGTGATAGAAAAAGAAAAAAATAACCCAACTAGTAGTACACATAATGAGATTATTCTTCATTTGAAGCTTAATTAGTGCATACGCCATATATACTATGTAAAAAATATAATATTTAAAGTGAATTTAAAAATTGAAAACGTTTTACAAAAAATATATGCTGTTTTAAAGGAGTAGAATTATGAATAAACTTATTATTTATATTGTCAGTGTAATTTTAGTTTCAATTTTAGGTTTTTTAAGTATAAAAGCTAATGATAATCAACCTGCTAGTTTTTTAAAGAACTAAAAAGAATGGCAGGAATTTTATTTATTGATTCTATACTTATTTTTTTAGCAGTATATTTTCATTACAATTAAAAAGGAAGTTGGTTGGGTCATGAAAGAAAGATTATTGTGGTTGTTAGTATATATAATTTGTTTATTAATTTTATATACTGTTAATTTTAAATTTGATATGTACTCATGGTATATATTAACTTTTATAGCTTTAGGAATAGGACTAATTTCTTATATTTCATTAGAGTTAAAGATTAGTAAAAATAAAGAAGAGCATTAAATGCTCTTCTTTATTTTGGTGTAGCGGTAAAATGGCTTACTACATAATATTTATCAGTTCCTTTTCTCAGGTATCTGTAATGTGCGGTTAATTTAAAATTTTTAGCACTTGATTTTTTCAAAGTATTATTAAGTTGATCAGAAGAATGAGGCAAAGTACTTGCAATTATAGTGGAGGCTACTCCTGTTGCTATAGATGCATAAGGAGATAAAGGAATAGCTATTAATGTTCCACCGAGAGATATACTAACGTCTCTTGTTATTTTATTACCAGTAGCTTGCTTAGCGATTTTATTTAATTCTGCTCTAGTGACGGTTGTAGATGTAGTG
Proteins encoded:
- a CDS encoding replication initiation protein; translation: MSESKYKSVTRFNNDINTIPMRNWTTEEMNFFFAVLTRMRDEGTQTVVMDKYELAEMARYTIEHNQRYQSTLHNLTKKLQSLSYFKETDNSLVMMPLFTYFEAHWNDDLSDMTLEIDVNKRFEYILNEWNEGNWTQFMLDEFLDIKSTYSKTLFRLLKQYRVAGKRDFSIDEFKSLMDIPKSYSTGMITTRVVEKGVKDLKSYFENLKVNKITSNKRGNPIIGYEFTFEPERVGAWIEDKYERKEEPYLPFKKWLEEDV